The following nucleotide sequence is from Caldicellulosiruptor saccharolyticus DSM 8903.
ATACAAAGGGAACTATTATTCAGTGCCATATGAGTATGCAGGATATGAAGTAGAGGTAGTTGAGATGGGCAAATACGTAACCAACAAAGAACACTATCCCTCGTCTAAGAATATAACAACTGAGGATATATTGTCAAGGCAGAGGGATAAAATATCAGAAATTGGTAATTGGGCGCTGAAGTTTTTTGAGGAATTTATTAAGCAGGAAGGATTTAAAAAGTATGATTACAGAAGCATAAGTGGGATAATAGCACTAAAAGAGAGATATGGAGCAGAGGCAGTGGACAATGCGTGTAAGAGGGCTTTAAAATTTGGAGGATTGAGCTACAAGGTTGTGAAGAATATATGTGAAAAAGGGATAAGCGATTTGCCTGAGTATGAAGATGAGAGCTATATCAATGAGGAAATAACAGAGCTTTACAGGGATATCAGGGAATATGACAAATTGCTTAAGATAGGAGAATTGCAAAGATGAATGATCTTTTGTTGGGGAAGCTAAGGGATTTGAAATTATCTGGGATAATAAAGAGTTTTGATTTAAGAGTAGAGGAAGCTATTAAGAATAACTTTTCTTATCAAGAGTTTTTTGAAATATTGATAAACGATGAAGTGAGTAACAGGAGAATAAACAGTAATCAAAAGAGGATAAGCAAAGCGAGGTTTCCATGGCACAAGACATTAGAAGAATACAATTTTAGTTATCAGCCTTCAATTAATAAGAGGTTTATATACAATTTGGCGACCTGTGAATTTGTCCGCAAGAAAGAGAATGTGTGCATCAATAGGACCGCCAGGGACAGGAAAAACACACCTTGCAATAGCAATAGGACTAAAAGCTGTAGCACTTGGATATAGAGTTTTGTTTACCACAGCAAACGAGATGTTAGAAGAGCTGTATATTTCAAGAGCTGATAATTCGTATCAACAAAAGTTAAAAAACTATGTTAATGTGGACCTGTTGATAATAGATAAGCTAAGCTTAAGGAAATTTAACCAAAGCAGTGTAGATGATTTTTATGAGATAATATCGAAGAGGTACGAGAGAGGATCAATAATAATAACTACAAACAAGGTATTTGAAGAGTGGCCGAGGATATTTTATGACCCAGTCTTAGCAACGGCAATTTTAGATAGATTTGTACATCACTGTCATTTTGTAGTTATCAAGGGTGAAAGTTATAGGATGAAACAACGGGAAGGGGCTATAAAAGCTTTAACAGATGATTCCAAGAATGAGTCAAATCAGTTAGATAATGATAATTAAATTTTTTTGAAAACAGGTGGGGAAAAAATATTATCAAAAGTGGGGAAAAGGTATTGACAATAACACACGAAAAAGCGTGAAGAATTTAACCGGATGATAGAAGAATGCATGCAGGGCAAAATCGATATGATAATTACGAAATCTATCAGCCGGTTTGCAAGAAATACGCTGGACTGCCTAAAGTACATAAGGCAGCTTAAAGAAAAAAATATTCCGGTTTACTTTGAAAAGGAAAATATAAACACATTGGATTCCAAAGGGGAAATCCTGCTGACAATTATGGCATCTTTGGCACAGCAAGAAAGCCAATCGTTAAGCCAGAATGTAAAACTGGGTATTCAGTACCGATATCAGCAAGGAAAAATCCACATTAATCACAACCGGTTTCTTGGCTATACAAAGGATAAGGATGGCAATTTAGTTATCGTACCTGAAGAAGCAGAGATCGTTAAACGCATTTACAGAGAATACCTTGAAGGTTCTAGTATGCTACAGATAGCTAGGGGTTTGAAGGCTGACGGAATTCTGACAGGTGCAGGCAATCACAGATGGCATACCAGCACCATCAATAAGATTTTGAGGAATGAAAAATATATCGGTGATGCGCTGCTGCAGAAAACCTATACTGTAGATTTTTTATCGAAGAAAAGGGTACCCAATAACGGTATAGTTCCACAATACTATGTAGAAAACAGCCATGAACCCATAATCCCGCGTGAAATTTATATGCAGGTTCAGGAACAGCTTGTCAAAAGAAGATGTGTGCATATAAGTAAGAATGGAAAGAAAAGAAACTATAGCAATAATCATCCTTTATCACAGATAGTTTTCTGCGGCAATTGTCATGAGATATTCCGCAGGGTTCATTGGAATAACCGAGGGAAAAAATCCATCGTTTGGAGATGCGTCAGCAGATTGGAAAACACCGGTTTGTTTTGTACCGCTTCCACTATACTTGAAGATACGCTTAAAGAGAAAATTGTAGAAGCCATCAATGTAGCGGTCAGCGGAAAAAACTCTTTTCTGGCCATACTGAAGAAGAATATTGAAACCGTATTAAGCGTGGATTTGGATGAGACTACAGCAGATATTGATAAAAGGCTGGAAGAGCTTCAAGCCGAGTTGATCCAATTGGCAAATTCAAAGGAAGCATATGATAATATTGTCAATGAGATTTACCGCTTACGGGACTTAAGGCAAGAAACACTATCAAGAAACGCTCTCCGTCAAGATAAGCGGGATCGGATAGCTGAAATGACTGACTTTCTTAACACGCAAACCGGTGATATAACGGAGTTTGATGATAAACTGGTTAGAAAACTTGTTGAAAAAGCAATTGTATATGATGACAGGCTAGTGGTAGAGTTTAAGTCAGGGTTAGAAATAGAAGTAAACCTATAAGCTCGTATTAAGATAGCCGCCAGTAGGGGAAGAGTACTTATACTATTATAAATAACTACAGGAGACATAATTGGATTACCGATTGCGGGAGCAGAAGCAAAATGCGCTGGTTAAAAATGCAGAGCGTGAAGGAAGAAGCAGCGAATAGCCGAAATGACAGACGTGAACTCGTTTCAGCAAGCTGAAACATCGGGGAATCAGATGGAGAGTCTACTCCACCTGATTAAAACCCACCTACGCTGCGCTTAGAGGTGGCGGTCTTGACCGTAAAGCTAAAAGATAAACACACTTGAACAATTACTCATATGTTTTTATTGACAAACGGAGAATTGAGGTTTATAATATATATGAAAACTTATTCAAGTGTTCAATTGAATGATAAGGAGGTGATATAAATATGGCAAAAAAAATTCAACCAATTGAAAGATGCGACTGTGATGTAATACATGAGGAAATTGTAAATAAAGTGCGAGAAAAAATGCCTCAAGAAGAAACTCTATATGATCTAGCAGAACTATTTAAAGTTTTTGGAGATTCAACAAGAATTAAGATACTCTGGGCATTAGGTGAATCAGAGATGTGCGTTTGCGATATTGCATTCTTATTAAATATGACCCAATCAGCAATTTCACATCAGCTAAGAGTCTTAAAGCAGGCTGGACTAGTAAAGAGCAGAAGAGAAGGAAAGATTGTATTCTACTCTCTTGAAGATGAACATGTAAAGCAAATATTTGACCAGGGATTAATTCATATTTCAGAAGAAAGTAAGTAAAGGAGGGTCAGTAATGTTAAAGAAGGAAGTAATTTTAGAAGGTTTAGATTGCGCAAATTGTGCAGCTAAAATTGAAGAAGAGGTTAATAAATTAAATGGAGTCAAAGCCTATATGAACTTCATGAACAAGACATTGACTTTAGAAATTGAATCAGAGCAAGAGTATAAGAATATATTACAGCAAGTTAAAACCATAGTGCACAAGCACGAACCGGATGTGGTAGTGAAAGAAAAATCCGTTAACAAGAGCAATAAAAAGGTGAACAAAAGCATAGTAATACTTGAAGGACTTGGCTGCGCGAATTGTGCAGCTAAAATAGAAAAAGAAATAAGCGGTCTAGAAGGAGTTGAATTTGCTGCAGTAGATTTTGTTTCGAAGAAACTAACACTGGAAATAAGTCCGAAAGTCAACCGCTCTGAGTTAAATGAGAAGATTGAAGCCATAGTAAAGAAAATAGAGCCAGATGTAAAGGTCATTTTTGAGGAGAATACATCTAAGGCCAACGTAAAAGAAAATAATGAAGAGGAAGAAGAAGGTGTCAACAAAAAAGAAATCATAAGACTTGTGGTCGGTGGAGCAATATTTGCCGTGGGAATCATCTTTAATTTCCAAAATTGGCTTGAGCTTACCTTGTTTATTATTAGTTATATCATAGTTGGTGGAGAGGTTGTCTTAAGAGCAATAAAAGGTATTGCCCGCGGTCAGGTATTCAGTGAGCATTTTTTGATGAGTATTGCTACCATTGGTGCTTTCTTCATTGGAGAGTATCCAGAAGGTGTAGCAGTTATGCTGTTCTATCTGGTAGGTGAATTGTTTCAGGATATAGCTGTAGGTCACTCCAGAAAATCAATAAGTGCTTTGATGGATATTCGTCCTGACTATGCAAATCTTAAAGTTGGCGATGAGATCAGGAAAGTATCTCCTGAAGAGGTAAACATAGGTGACATCATTATTGTTAAACCAGGAGAAAAAGTTCCCCTCGATGGCAAGGTTATAGAAGGAAACTCAATGGTTGACACTGCAGCGTTAACAGGGGAATCTGTTCCTCGTGAAGTCGGGCCAGGAGACGATGTATTGAGCGGATTCATTAATAAAAATGGCGTTTTGACAATAGAGGTAACAAAGGATTATGGTGATTCAACTGTATCTAAAATTTTGGATCTGGTTCAGAATGCCAGCAGTAGGAAGGCTCCTACAGAAAAATTTATAACAAAATTTGCGCGTTTCTATACTCCGATTGTAGTCTTTGGAGCATTAGCCTTAGCAATCATACCTCCATTGGTGATCCCCGGTGCAACTTTCTCTACATGGATATATCGAGCCTTAGTGTTCTTAGTTATATCTTGTCCATGTGCGTTAGTAATTTCAATACCATTGGGCTTCTTCGGAGGGATTGGTGGAGCATCGAAGAGAGGTATATTAGTAAAAGGCAGTAACTATCTTGACGCGTTGAACAATGTGGAAACAGTTGTTTTCGATAAGACGGGAACGCTAACCAAGGGTGTATTTGAAGTTGTGAGTATCAACCCTCAAAGTGATTTTACAAAGGAGGAATTGATTGAATATGCAGCATATGCTGAAAGTCACTCAAGTCATCCAATTGCACTATCCATTCTGAAAGCCTATAACAAAGATGTCGATATCACTAAAATTGAAGACTATGAGGAAATTGCAGGTCATGGGATTCGGGCTAAAGTTGGTGGTAAAGAGATTCTTGTCGGAAATAGCAAACTGATGAATAAAGAAAACATTAAATATCAGGAAGTTGAGACTCTAGGTACAGTAGTACATGTTGCAGTAGACAAGAAGTATGCAGGAAATATTGTAATCTCTGACGCAGTGAAGGAAGATTCAGCTGATGCGATTAAAGGATTGAAGGCATTAGGTGTTAGAAATATTGTTATGCTTACTGGTGATTCGAAGGCAGTTGGGGAAAAAATAGCAACCCAACTTGGAATTGACGAGGTGTATACTGAATTGTTACCGGCCGACAAGGTAGAAAAAATTGAGGCTCTGGAAGCCAAGAAATCTCATAAGGGGAAAATTGTATTTGTTGGTGATGGCATCAACGATGCTCCGGTACTTGCAAGAGCGGATATCGGCGTGGCAATGGGCGGCTTGGGGTCTGATGCTGCAATTGAAGCAGCTGATATAGTTATCATGACGGATGAACCATCAAAAATTGTCACTGCAATTAAAATAGCAAAAAGGACTAGGAAAATTGTGATGCAAAACATTGTGTTTTCATTAGGGGTTAAAGCCATATTCCTTGCACTTGGTGCGGTGGGAGTTGCAACTATGTGGGAAGCTGTATTCGCTGACATGGGTGTGGCAATAATCGCAATATTAAATGCAATGAGGGTAATGAATACAAAAAGTATATAGGACTACATGATTTATTAACCCCTTGATTTATCTTCTCAAAGATAAAATCAAGGGGTATCTGTATTTAAATTTATAAGGAGGAGAAAATGTTCTATATTTTTATTATCACAATATTGACAGGGATTGATCAGTGGACTAAATATCTTATAGAAACACAATTAAAACCGATAGGTGCTATACCCATAGTTAAAGATATATTCCATTTGACTTATGCAAGGAATACAGGAGCAGCTTTTAGCATATTGAGGGATAAGCAGGCATTTTTAATATTAGTCACAACCATTGTTGTTGGCGCATTAATATACTATTTGATAAAAATATTAAAGACAGGAGAAGTAGCCTTTAAGCTATCCTTGGCGATAATTATTGGTGGAGCTTTAGGAAATCTTATCGATAGAGTTAGATTGAACTATGTAACCGACTTTCTCGATTTCACACTAATTAATTACCCCATATTTAATTTAGCAGACGTATTTGTAGTTTCAGGAGTTGTCATGCTTTCATATATGCTTTTGTTTAAAGGAGATATGCCCAAAATCTCAAAGATGTGAAATGGGTTTCTGAAAACGCTAAGAAAAAAGGTGTACACCCTCGTTGAGACAGTAGTATTGAAAAGCGCGCCCAGCGAAGCTAGCAAATGCTAACAGGTGAAAGTCCTGTAGATCATAGAGAAAGAGAAGAATAAATTTTAGGAGGCAAATGCAGATAATGGGAAAGGAAACTTTGAGTAATTATTGTTGCGGAAATTTAGGAGAATCATCTTGTGAGGTAGAAAAGAACAATTTTTGTCCTGTATGCGAAAAATAAGGTACTCTTGTTAAAAACATTACAGTAAAGCATATGGTACTTAACGAGTTAACGGAACAAATCGGTGATAACGATTATTATTTATGTATGAATGAGGAATGTGATATTACTTACAAAAATAAAATTGCTAGATCGCCTCGCCCTTTTTTAGGGCGGGGATGAATGCAAAAAGTTTAAAACAAGAACCAAATGTGGTATAGTCAAAATAGTAACTATGGAAGAAG
It contains:
- a CDS encoding ArsR/SmtB family transcription factor, which codes for MAKKIQPIERCDCDVIHEEIVNKVREKMPQEETLYDLAELFKVFGDSTRIKILWALGESEMCVCDIAFLLNMTQSAISHQLRVLKQAGLVKSRREGKIVFYSLEDEHVKQIFDQGLIHISEESK
- a CDS encoding heavy metal translocating P-type ATPase → MLKKEVILEGLDCANCAAKIEEEVNKLNGVKAYMNFMNKTLTLEIESEQEYKNILQQVKTIVHKHEPDVVVKEKSVNKSNKKVNKSIVILEGLGCANCAAKIEKEISGLEGVEFAAVDFVSKKLTLEISPKVNRSELNEKIEAIVKKIEPDVKVIFEENTSKANVKENNEEEEEGVNKKEIIRLVVGGAIFAVGIIFNFQNWLELTLFIISYIIVGGEVVLRAIKGIARGQVFSEHFLMSIATIGAFFIGEYPEGVAVMLFYLVGELFQDIAVGHSRKSISALMDIRPDYANLKVGDEIRKVSPEEVNIGDIIIVKPGEKVPLDGKVIEGNSMVDTAALTGESVPREVGPGDDVLSGFINKNGVLTIEVTKDYGDSTVSKILDLVQNASSRKAPTEKFITKFARFYTPIVVFGALALAIIPPLVIPGATFSTWIYRALVFLVISCPCALVISIPLGFFGGIGGASKRGILVKGSNYLDALNNVETVVFDKTGTLTKGVFEVVSINPQSDFTKEELIEYAAYAESHSSHPIALSILKAYNKDVDITKIEDYEEIAGHGIRAKVGGKEILVGNSKLMNKENIKYQEVETLGTVVHVAVDKKYAGNIVISDAVKEDSADAIKGLKALGVRNIVMLTGDSKAVGEKIATQLGIDEVYTELLPADKVEKIEALEAKKSHKGKIVFVGDGINDAPVLARADIGVAMGGLGSDAAIEAADIVIMTDEPSKIVTAIKIAKRTRKIVMQNIVFSLGVKAIFLALGAVGVATMWEAVFADMGVAIIAILNAMRVMNTKSI
- the lspA gene encoding signal peptidase II; the protein is MFYIFIITILTGIDQWTKYLIETQLKPIGAIPIVKDIFHLTYARNTGAAFSILRDKQAFLILVTTIVVGALIYYLIKILKTGEVAFKLSLAIIIGGALGNLIDRVRLNYVTDFLDFTLINYPIFNLADVFVVSGVVMLSYMLLFKGDMPKISKM